Below is a genomic region from Leifsonia sp. Root112D2.
TCAAATCCGGTGGGGGTGTCTCGTCGCAGACCCCATGTGCGGTCTCGAATTCCGCTGGTGCTGTTCTCATTCGTCGCCGCAATGGGCTTTCTGCTCGTGAATGTCGTCGACCCCTACGCCGGCGCAGTGGCCTCCCCGACGTTCAATGCGGCAGATCGATTCGCGGGTCAGGATGCGCAGACCTTTGTGGTCTCGGGGGTCGTTCAGGCGGCCTCGGTGAAGCGCGACAGCTATTCGGTGAAGGAACCGCCCCCGCCACCACCACCGCCGAAGGCCTCCACCTCACATTCATCAGGCGGCATTTCACTGCCGAACGTCGTACCCAATCCGGGCTCCGCGCAGGCATATGCACACACGCAGGTGCTGGCACGCGGCTGGAGCGAGCAAGATTTCAGTTGCCTGGTCGCCCTGTGGAACCAGGAGTCGGGCTGGCGTGTGAATGCCATGAACACGTCGATGGGAAGCAGCCCTTCCACTGCTCCATACGGTATTCCGCAGGCATATCCCGGGGGAAAGATGGCGTCGGCCGGAGCGGACTGGGCCACGAATCCGAGAACCCAGATCAACTGGGGTCTCGGCTATATCGCCGCACGAGGTACCCCATGCAGCATCTGGAACAGCTACGGCGGATCGTACTAACTTACGTGACGTGCTGACGGCGTGATCGGCCGACACCCCTAAGCTGTTCGCATGGAATTCGCCCTGATCGGGGTTGTGGCGATTGTCACGATCGTCGCCGTCGCGGCGTTCGCGAAACAGCTCGGGATCGCTGCACCGCTCGTGCTGGTCGTCGTCGGCATCGCGTTCTCGTTCATCCCCGGCGTGCCGCTGCCGTTCGCAGTGCCGTCCTGGGTGATCCTCTCGGCCGTGCTGCCGCCGTTGCTGTATTCCGCGGCCATTCAGGTTCCCGTCGTCGATCTGCGTCGAAACCTGGGGCAGATCTCGGTGCTCTCCGTGATCCTGGTGATCGTCACCTCCTTCGCGGTGGGCTTGCTGCTGTTCACACTGCTGCACGGCCTCGATCTCGGCGCGGCCATCGCGCTGGGGGCGATAGTGAGTCCAACGGATGCCGTGGCAGCGACATCCATCGCCAAACGTCTCGGACTGCCCACCCGGCTCGTAACGATGCTCGAGGGCGAGGGACTCGTCAACGATGCGTCGGCACTCGTGCTGCTCAAGGCGGCGATCGGCGCGACCGGGGCGGGAATCAGCCTGTGGAACGTGGCCGGCAACTTCGCCTTCTCGGTGGCGGTGGCCATCGTGATGGGACTCCTGGTCGGTTTCGTGACGGTGCGCGTGCGCTCCAGGCTGCGTGACTCGGTGCTCGATACGGCCATCTCGTTCGCCGTGCCTTTCATCGCGTACATTCCCACGGAGGAGCTCGGAGCATCCGGTGTGCTGGCCGTCGTCGTTGCGGGTATCTACTCCGGGCATCACGCCGCAAGTTCCTTCTCGGTGCAGACGCGTCTGAGCGAGAAGCTCAATTGGCGAACCGTGCAGTTCCTGTTGGAAAACGGCGTCTTCCTTCTCATGGGGCTTCAGTTGCGAACCATCGTCGGCAATGTTCCCGACAACGAATTCGGATTGCTGCAGTCGGTTGTCATCGCGCTGCTGCTCTGTGCCGTCATCCTGGTGATCCGGGTTATCTTCGTCGTGCCGCTGGAGTGGAGAATGGCGCGCACGCAGAAGCGAGTGACGGAGTCGGGCGGTCGCATAGCCTCCAGACTCGATGAGCTTCGTGGCAGACCGCAGCCGAAGGGCGAGAAGGGAGCACGTCGCTGGAGCCGTATGCTGCGGTTCTTCGATCGCCGGGAGGCCGATCTTCAGGACATCGTCTCCGATCCGGCGAACTGGAGAGGCGCCGTCGTGCTCAGCTGGGCCGGCATGCGTGGGGTGGTCACCGTTGCCGCGGCTCAATCCCTCGACGGCGATACGCCGTATCGGCCGCAGCTCATCCTCATCGCGTTCACCGTTGCGATCGTCACACTGATCCTGCAGGGCGGAACGCTGCCGTGGCTCATTCGTCGACTCGGTATCCGCGGTTCGGACATTGCCGCGGATCGGCGCTCGCTGGCGCAACTGATTGATGAGATGAGCGAGTCGGGTCTCGCAGCCCTGGAGACGGAGATTCCCGAGAACGACGGGGAGAAGGCCGATGCCGATGTGATCGAGCGTGTGAAGCAGGACACGCTGTTGCGTAGCGCGGCGGCGTGGGAGCGCGCTGAGCGAGCGGAAGTGGACGATCCGGAGTCTGGCCCGCATTACCAGTACCGTGCGCTGAGAAGCCGTGTGATAGCCGCTGAGCGTGCCGCTCTTCTGGATGCACGCAGCAGGGGCAGCTATCCCTCACGGGTGCTGTGGCGTGCCCAGGAGCTGCTGGACGCCGAGGAGGCACGCCTGGCGCAGGGCTTCGGGAGCGCGTGAGGGGCGGGCATCCGTCGATCTAGACTGGTATTCATGCCACGCAGTAACCGACCCCGGGGGCGTCGATCGTCTTCGGCCGACGAGGGCGAACTCGAATTCTCGAGCATGACGACCGGCTGGCGTCGAGTCGAAACCCGGCGTGGCGTCTCGTGGAATGTGCAGCCGGTCTCGGCCGTGAAGGCCGTCAAGACCTATGTCTGCCCGGGCTGCGGCCTCGAGATCACACCGGGCGGCGCACACCTCGTGATCTGGCGGGCGGATGGAGTGCTCGGCGACGCTGCCGATCTCGCCGCCAGGCGGCACTGGCACACGCACTGTTGGAAGATCGGGTAGGGAGCCCCCCACGTGACAGAGACACTCGGCTCGAGCGATCCCGTGGAGATTCGTGGCGGCATCGAGTTGCCCGCGCGCCGTGAAGACATCGAGTTGCACACCAGCGACGGCCTGCGGCTGGTCGGCGAGCTTGCCCTGCCGCAATCCGGCGAACCGGTGGCGACGCTCGTGACGCTGCACCCGCTGCCCACGGGCGGCGGGTTCATGGATTCGCATATTCTGCGCAAGGCGGCCAATCGTCTTCCGGCGCTGGCCAACCTGGCGGTGCTGCGTTTCAACTCCCGCGGAACGCATTCGCCGCGCGGCACCAGTGAGGGTCGCTTCGGTGACGGTGTCGACGAGCGCCTCGATGTTGACGCGGCCATGCGATTCGTGCAGGAGCGCGGCCTGCCGCACCCGTGGCTGCTCGGCTGGTCGTTCGGCACGGAACTCGCCCTCAAATACGGCAGAAAGCAGCCCGTCGACGGAGTGATCCTGCTCTCACCTCCGTTACACAGAACCACGGATGCCGACCTCGAGTCCTGGGCGAATGATCCGCGCCCGCTCATCGCGCTGATACCGGAGCACGACGACTACCTGCGGCCCGCAGAGGCCGCCGAACGCTTCTCCGTGGTGCCCGGTGCCACGCTGATAGCGGTGGCGGGCGGCCGTCATCTCTGGGTGGGGGAGACGCAGACCCGACGGGTGCTCACGGAGATCGTGGCTGCCGTCAATCCCGCGGCGCTGCCGCTGCCGACAGAGATCACCGCCTAGCGGCGTGCCTACAACTCATTCTGTCGGGGAATGACCACCTGCTTGATGATCAACAGGATGGAGGCGGCGACAGGGATGGCGATGAGTGCGCCGAGAATTCCCAGCAGGGAGCCACCGGCCAGCGCGGCGATCACGACGATGGCGCCGGGAACGGACACTGCGCGATTCATGATGTTCGGGCTGAGCACGTATGCCTCGACCTGCATGTAGATGATGTAGTAGATCGCGGCGACCAGAGCGGTGAGCGGAGAGGAACCGACACCGGGAATCAGACAGGTCAGCACGATGATCACCGAACCGGAAAGCGTGCCGACGAGAGGGATCAACGAGAACAGGAACGCCACGACGGCGAGCACGGCCGTGAACGGCGCCCCGATGATCGTCAGGAAGATGAAGCTGAGCACACCATTGCAGAGTGCCAGCGCCACTTGGCCCATCACGTAGCGCCCCACCGACTGGGTGATCTGTTCGCTGATGTCCGCGAAACGCGCGCGCTTGGATGCCGGTACCAACTGGTACATGCCACGTTTGATCGACGGCAGCGACGCCGTGAAGTAGATGGTGAGGATCACGATGATGAGACCACCGAACGCCCCGCTGACGATCGAGAAGCCGACGGCGAGCACTCCGCTGGCCAGCCCGGAGATCTTCGAGGGGTCTGTCACGAAGGCGGTGATGCTGTTGATGACGGAGTCGACGTTCTCCTTGCCGAATTGGTGGTTCAGCGCCCCGATCCAGTCCTGCTTCTGAACCGTGTCGACGATGCCGGGAATCTGGCGGACCAGTTCGCCGATCTGTGTGGTGATGATGGGCACGATGGCCAGCAGCACCCCGACGAATGCCGCGAGAACGACGACGAGCACGGTGAGGATCGCCGCCCAGCGCGGAAAGCGGAGCTTCTCCAGCAGCGTGATGGCAGGGTCAAGGCCCAGTGAGATGAACAGCGCCGCGCCGATGTAGGTGATGATCGTCGTGAGGCTGACGATCGAGGTCAGGATCAGAAAGCCGAGCCCGACCCCCAGCGTGCCAACCAGGCCCAGACGAAATGCGTTCTGAATCTTCATAGTGTTCCCCGTCCCCCGGTGAAGTCGAACGTCAGCTCGGTTCTGCAGTCGCCTTCTCCGCCTGCGTCAATACCCCGCGCAGGGATTCGAAATAGCCGGCAACGGCATCTCGCTCGATCCTAATCTGTGAGAGCCGATCTTCGGCATCCGCCACGAGGGTTCGCGTTCGCTGTTCGGCCTCTTCGATCAGGGCGTCGGCGCGCTCCTGCGCCAGTGCGACGATCTCGGATGCTTCAGACTGCGCCTGGGCGCGCGCCGCTTTGACCTCGGCACGGGCAGCCTCCTCGACGCTGTCAGCCTCTGTCCGCTTCTCGGCGGCGTGGCTCGTGGCCGCGGACAACTGCTCGTTGGCGTCATCGAGGTATTTCTGCGTCTGGGACACGGCCTCCTGGTGTCGGGCGAGGTGCTCCTTCTCGGCCTCGTCCCGGCGCGACTTGAGTTCGATGTCGAGGTCGATCCTGGCCTGCTCGATCTCGCGAGTGCGCTTGTCAACGTCGTCATATGCCACCGTGCGCATCGACGAGAGCTCGGCCTCCAGGTCGATCCTGGCCTGTTCGCTGGAGCGAACAAACTCTGCTCGCGCCGTGTCGATCTCCTGCGTGAGCTCGGCTCGGGCCTGTTCGGCCTCTTTCGCCAGATCGGCGCGCAGCTGCTCGGCCTCAGCCGTTGCCGTCGCTCGGCCCTGCTCGGTCTCGGTGGCAAGCGCCGCGGCATTCTGTTCGCGTTCGGCGGCCAGGGCCGCCCGGGCCTGTTCGGTCTCATTGGCGAGGTCGGCTCGGGCCTGAGCGATCTCACCGGCGAGATCGGCGCGTGTCTGCGCCGATTCGGCGGCCAGGTCGATTCGAGTCTGTTCGGCATGTTTGGCCAGATCGAGCCGGGTCTGCTCGGTCTCGGCGGCCAGATCGTGCCGACTCTGCTCCTGTTCGCTCGCGAGAGCGATGCGGGCCTGTTCGGATTCGTGTGTCCATTCCGAGCGCTGCTGCGCCAGTTCACGTGCGACGCGCGCGCGCGTCTCTTCCGTTTCGCGAGAGAGCCCCTCTGCCTCGTCGCGCGCGGAGGCGGCCGTTCGGGCAGCCACTACCGTCATCTCAGCCGCCTCGCGCTCCGCATCGGCGCGCAGGGCGGCGGCCTCCCTCTTGCTCGTCGCTCGCAACTCCGCAGCCTCCGTGGCTACCGCACCGCGAATCGCCGCCGCCTCGCGCAAGGCATCCTGAACCAGCGTTTCCTTCTCGTTCTGTGCCTTGACGAGAATCTCGTGCGCCTCGATGCGAGCGTCTTCGAGGGTGGTCTCGGCGCGCGCCTGGGCGTCGGAGAGCGCACGCCTGGCCTGTTGCGCGGCGGTCTCGCGGATCTTCTCGATCTCGGCTGTCACAGAACCGCGCAGCTTCTCGGCGTCGATGTCGGCCTGGGCG
It encodes:
- a CDS encoding cation:proton antiporter yields the protein MEFALIGVVAIVTIVAVAAFAKQLGIAAPLVLVVVGIAFSFIPGVPLPFAVPSWVILSAVLPPLLYSAAIQVPVVDLRRNLGQISVLSVILVIVTSFAVGLLLFTLLHGLDLGAAIALGAIVSPTDAVAATSIAKRLGLPTRLVTMLEGEGLVNDASALVLLKAAIGATGAGISLWNVAGNFAFSVAVAIVMGLLVGFVTVRVRSRLRDSVLDTAISFAVPFIAYIPTEELGASGVLAVVVAGIYSGHHAASSFSVQTRLSEKLNWRTVQFLLENGVFLLMGLQLRTIVGNVPDNEFGLLQSVVIALLLCAVILVIRVIFVVPLEWRMARTQKRVTESGGRIASRLDELRGRPQPKGEKGARRWSRMLRFFDRREADLQDIVSDPANWRGAVVLSWAGMRGVVTVAAAQSLDGDTPYRPQLILIAFTVAIVTLILQGGTLPWLIRRLGIRGSDIAADRRSLAQLIDEMSESGLAALETEIPENDGEKADADVIERVKQDTLLRSAAAWERAERAEVDDPESGPHYQYRALRSRVIAAERAALLDARSRGSYPSRVLWRAQELLDAEEARLAQGFGSA
- a CDS encoding alpha/beta hydrolase codes for the protein MEIRGGIELPARREDIELHTSDGLRLVGELALPQSGEPVATLVTLHPLPTGGGFMDSHILRKAANRLPALANLAVLRFNSRGTHSPRGTSEGRFGDGVDERLDVDAAMRFVQERGLPHPWLLGWSFGTELALKYGRKQPVDGVILLSPPLHRTTDADLESWANDPRPLIALIPEHDDYLRPAEAAERFSVVPGATLIAVAGGRHLWVGETQTRRVLTEIVAAVNPAALPLPTEITA
- a CDS encoding AI-2E family transporter, translating into MKIQNAFRLGLVGTLGVGLGFLILTSIVSLTTIITYIGAALFISLGLDPAITLLEKLRFPRWAAILTVLVVVLAAFVGVLLAIVPIITTQIGELVRQIPGIVDTVQKQDWIGALNHQFGKENVDSVINSITAFVTDPSKISGLASGVLAVGFSIVSGAFGGLIIVILTIYFTASLPSIKRGMYQLVPASKRARFADISEQITQSVGRYVMGQVALALCNGVLSFIFLTIIGAPFTAVLAVVAFLFSLIPLVGTLSGSVIIVLTCLIPGVGSSPLTALVAAIYYIIYMQVEAYVLSPNIMNRAVSVPGAIVVIAALAGGSLLGILGALIAIPVAASILLIIKQVVIPRQNEL